From Acropora muricata isolate sample 2 chromosome 14, ASM3666990v1, whole genome shotgun sequence, one genomic window encodes:
- the LOC136898295 gene encoding protein sidekick-1-like isoform X3: MKKIIDATKEIIVLVALQFALVHSDTCAPTESFEVLDPRLNITVKNKTSTSIAVTWDPIQSDHLKWENISGYRVSLKKAPNGTWSREYFLCQAAQALILKNLQVYTNYCINVASFVGWRIIGNNSQCLFATTGEEAPNAPPQNLSVVNASSTSLNITWAPLPVEHRRGLILGYRIFYKELVNKTRRRVSRSPDSEWRSVNVSKTLEVQVDGLRKFTNYCVKAWAFNSKGRGNETKAVCVATDEDVPTQPPPNVIAFNKTFSNMFVNWTPISPEYIPGILLGYHLFYRKNRGPMNSKFIPITNGNLIAELSDLEEDTEYCIQLAGITRIGDGDKTDCLYVTTEKAIITIVPQPSSEGSFSPSAIKVTWTLPSKNQGIAITGFYLHIKEQESSSLKPKPLFENIITLANASQTSLVIRNLSVLTKYQVQMAAYSGRTVGNYSSPIIAETCRCPKYLPSATRPSPLEREGKSGIASVIADVVKKTCGTCREHGQTELIPSNTSDIGDLSGVQFPVALTSLPGESSFTFVPVLNVPGLVVLKRRGDKAAQKFYERLITDSVMGAWPVLAASVLMFYNMGAIVWFLDAKENPKQDELSWSFVKGAYEGSWWAFVTMTTVGYGDQCVKSVRARLFALLWIIASLVSLPFLTGAISSILTVSVLETKLTVPKSDGSAATAAAITNSSEAKLAMGRLSNKLKLSTEQKRVFVFRPYESFLHLCNLRRSLRTVLLLDLWMLVSNYLYHKKETFGERCQYTDEEQRRS; this comes from the exons ATGAAGAAGATCATCGACGCGACAAAAGAAATCATTGTACTCGTTGCTTTGCAATTTGCTTTAGTTCATTCAGACACTTGTGCACCGACAGAATCATTTGAGGTGCTTG ATCCTCGCTTGAACATTACCGTCAAAAACAAAACCTCGACCTCAATTGCGGTCACTTGGGATCCTATTCAATCAGACCATTTAAAATGGGAAAATATTTCTGGCTATAGAGTTAGCCTCAAAAAGGCACCAAATGGAACTTGGAGTCGAGAGTATTTTCTGTGCCAAGCGGCTCAAGCATTGATACTGAAAAACCTGCAAGTTTACACTAACTATTGCATCAATGTGGCATCTTTCGTGGGATGGAGGATAATTGGCAACAACAGTCAATGTCTCTTCGCTACCACAGGCGAAGAAG CTCCAAATGCTCCTCCACAGAATCTTTCCGTTGTCAATGCCAGCTCAACCAGCTTAAACATAACATGGGCTCCATTACCGGTAGAACATAGAAGAGGCCTTATATTGGGTTACAGGATATTTTACAAAGAACTCGTGAACAAAACCCGCCGCCGCGTGTCCCGAAGCCCTGACTCCGAGTGGCGCTCAGTTAATGTCAGTAAAACCTTAGAAGTGCAGGTCGATGGATTACGGAAGTTTACAAACTATTGCGTCAAAGCTTGGGCTTTTAACAGTAAAGGAAGAGGGAACGAAACCAAAGCTGTATGTGTGGCCACAGACGAAGATG TCCCGACCCAGCCTCCTCCAAATGTCATCgctttcaacaaaaccttcagcAATATGTTTGTCAACTGGACCCCTATATCGCCAGAATATATCCCTGGGATTCTTCTGGGTTACCACTTGTTTTATCGGAAGAACAGAGGGCCGATGAACAGCAAATTTATCCCCATTACCAATGGCAACTTAATAGCAGAACTAAGCGATCTCGAAGAAGACACCGAATACTGCATTCAGTTGGCTGGGATTACACGAATTGGAGATGGTGACAAGACTGATTGCTTGTATGTCACTACAGAGAAAGCAA TTATCACAATTGTTCCTCAACCATCTTCCGAAGGGTCCTTCAGCCCATCCGCCATTAAAGTAACATGGACTCTTCCTTCAAAAAACCAAGGCATCGCCATTACTGGATTTTACCTGCACATCAAGGAACAAGAAAGTTCATCTCTGAAACCAAAACCCTTGTTCGAAAATATTATAACGCTGGCAAATGCTTCACAAACTTCGCTAGTGATCCGTAATCTTTCAGTTCTCACAAAGTATCAGGTTCAAATGGCAGCGTACAGTGGCAGAACGGTTGGAAACTACAGTTCACCTATAATTGCCG AAACCTGTCGCTGTCCCAAATATTTACCATCTGCTACACGACCGTCCCCGCTggaaagagaaggaaaatcgGGAATAGCCTCAGTCATAGCTGACGTTGTCAAGAAAACCTGTGGCACATGCAGGGAACACGGACAAACGGAACTCATTCCTTCTAACACAAGCGACATAGGGGATTTGAGCGGTGTTCAGTTCCCAGTTGCTTTGACCAGCCTCCCAGGGGAGTCCTCCTTCACGTTTGTGCCCGTACTGAATGTCCCAGGGTTAGTTGTGTTAAAGCGCCGCGGGGACAAAGCAGCTCAGAAGTTCTATGAGAGGCTTATCACTGATTCTGTAATGGGTGCCTGGCCAGTGCTCGCAGCGAGTGTGCTGATGTTCTACAATATGGGTGCGATagtttggtttttg GACGCTAAAGAAAACCCAAAACAGGACGAGCTGTCTTGGTCTTTCGTCAAAGGAGCTTACGAAGGTTCCTGGTGGGCCTTTGTCACCATGACGACAGTAGG GTATGGAGATCAGTGTGTGAAGTCTGTCCGTGCCAGGCTCTTCGCCTTATTGTGGATAATTGCAAGCCTCGTATCCCTACCATTTCTGACTGGTGCAATATCCTCGATATTGACTGTGTCGGTTCTGGAGACTAAATTAACAGTCCCTAAAAGTGATGGAAGCGCGGCTACG GCAGCTGCAATCACCAACTCCTCAGAGGCCAAACTAGCCATGGGACGACTAAGCAACAAGTTGAAGCTAA
- the LOC136898310 gene encoding neuropeptide FF receptor 2-like: MEEDIEYSGSGQIEQDNYFIAIDRTSLTVQSAWYSFVLTLGLIGNLYIILTVWCRKDMSSTTNLFIVNLAISDLGILAISLPAAFINDYFPWPFDKLTCQIFVPLNEVFFCVSIFTLTIITLERVRVVCRPFKPRISPKEAKIIIVIVWIVSYLAVGFPLSFLMKIEEPRNYRKCMLQWPDVVQKRLHICFIATLIIVPLFTTAVGYAAIVVHMRRQSARIRARANSVSSDTITFQRDMLNLQSNTKLIKMLLVIVIVFWTCMLPLTLLALASEFGGIDTTSKAVQGLYSFCKALFLSNSAFNPIAVYIMSSELRKGLYAFQKKLSRHFCTQS; encoded by the coding sequence ATGGAAGAGGACATCGAATACTCTGGGTCTGGACAAATAGAACAGGATAACTATTTCATAGCGATTGATAGAACTTCGCTAACAGTTCAAAGCGCTTGGTATTCATTCGTTTTGACACTCGGGCTGATAGGAAACCTGTACATTATTTTGACGGTCTGGTGCCGAAAAGACATGTCCTCTACGACAAACTTGTTCATTGTCAACTTGGCAATCAGTGATTTAGGGATTTTGGCGATCTCCCTTCCTGCTGCATTCATCAACGATTATTTCCCTTGGCCGTTCGATAAACTGACCTGCCAGATCTTTGTGCCGCTCAACGAGGTGTTTTTTTGCGTGTCAATATTTACTTTGACTATCATAACACTGGAGAGGGTTCGAGTGGTATGCAGACCTTTCAAGCCACGTATCTCCCCCAAGGAAGCCAAGATTATCATTGTGATAGTGTGGATAGTTTCTTATCTTGCTGTTGGTTTCCCTTTGTCGTTTCTAATGAAGATCGAAGAACCCAGAAATTATCGCAAGTGCATGCTCCAATGGCCCGACGTCGTTCAGAAGCGCCTGCATATATGTTTCATCGCTACGCTTATTATTGTACCGTTGTTTACAACAGCTGTTGGATATGCAGCCATTGTCGTACACATGAGACGCCAGAGCGCACGTATCCGTGCCAGAGCGAACTCAGTAAGTTCAGACACGATTACCTTTCAAAGGGACATGCTTAATTTGCAAAGCAATACAAAGCTCATCAAGATGCTTCTTGTAATTGTGATTGTGTTTTGGACTTGTATGTTACCGTTAACTCTATTAGCCTTAGCTAGCGAGTTTGGGGGAATAGACACAACGTCAAAGGCCGTCCAAGGACTGTATTCATTCTGTAAAGCTCTGTTTCTCAGTAACAGCGCTTTTAATCCTATCGCTGTCTACATTATGAGCTCAGAACTAAGGAAAGGACTTTATGCCTTTCAGAAGAAACTTTCGAGACATTTTTGTACTCAAAGTTaa